From Symphalangus syndactylus isolate Jambi chromosome 5, NHGRI_mSymSyn1-v2.1_pri, whole genome shotgun sequence:
cgcagtgtcacccaggctggagtgcagtggcccgatctcggctcactgcaacctctgcctcccaggttcacgccgttctcctgcctcagcctccttagtagttgggactacaggcgcccaccaccacgcccagctgattttttgtatttttagtagagacggggtttcaccgtgttagccaggatggtcttgatctcctgacctcgtgatccgcccacctgggcctcctaaagtgctgggattacaggcgtgagccaccgtgcccggcgctTTCAAGTCTTACtgcttaagaaataaatttcataaagtTATAGCTGCCATAGTGATTCCTCTCATGGATACgggcaaagtaaactgaaaacccTCTGGAAAGGATGTCGTTAAggacattcatgattcatgaaaGGAGGTCAAGATACCAACATTAACAggggtttggaagaagttgattccaaccctcatggatgccTGAGCgtttcaagacttcagtggaggaggccgggtgtggtggctcacgcctgtaaccccagcactttcggaggctgaggcgggtggatcacaaggtcaggagttcgagaccagcctgaccaacgtggtgaaaccctgtctctataaaaatacaaaaattagctgagcacggtggtgcctgcctgtaatcccagctactcaggaggctgacgcaggagaatcgcttgaacccggcagacggaggttgcagtgagcccagatcacgccactgcactccagcctggacgacagagcgagacttcatctcaaaaaaacaaaacaacaaaaaaaacaaaacaaacaaaaaagagacttCAGTAgagaaattacaggcatgtgccaccacacccagctaattgtatttttagtagagatgtggtttcaccatgttggccaggctggtctcacactcctgacctcaagtgatccatccgccttggcctcccaaagtgctaggattataggcgtgagccaccacgcctggcccatggtatttttaattaaggtatatacattgctttttaaagacataatgctattgcacatttaatagactACAGAATAGTGTAAACagaacttttatatgcactgggaaaccaaaaattcATGTgcctcactttattgcaatactAGCTTTATGGCAGTGGTCTAGAACTGAACCCTCAGTATCTGAGGTATGCTTGTATTAATCTGCATTTACAGACAAATTAAGGCACAGAAATGACCTTACAGTCACTTCAGCTAGAGTGAAAATTCAGATAATGCCTCAGCCCATGCTTCTAACCAATTATACTGTGAGTGTAGCATGCTGGTATTCTCAGAACTATTTCCTTTATCCAGAACagtgctaaattttttttttttttttggtaaatggtTTTAGGAAAGGCATTTAGGTAAAGCACAATCCTCTGTTTTACACCTTCTTACTTTACATATTTACCATCACCTGCCAAACCACTCATTTTGACATGGAGCATTTCTATTACAGAAGGTGTAGTTGCATCtcactttatttaaatattttcctctttagCCTTTGAAATCTCCCACATTAACTGTATCTTCTCCAGTGAGTTGTAGTTCTCACACAGAACCATTACCCTACCAGTCACTAGTGTATTTAAGCTCAAGTGAGTAAGACTAGTAATGATTAAAATGAACCTCACAACAAATTTTAGCAAGGTAAGTTTAAGTcctattaatattttcaataaatactgGAAAGATGCTAAAGGCAGCTTCCTGTTGTGGTGTTTCTTGATGTATGGATCTTTGctttattaatttgttaaatgAGAGCTGATGAAACTATTTTCCCCCAAATAACAGTCATAGAAACATGTTACCTATTTGAAAGAACAATACCATTAGTtagttaaaaaatttaattgtaaGATCAAGCAATGGTTATTGGTGAAACCAATACatactgacagctttgaagtgttcagatgctaattttaaaataaatgtgacaaACACCAATCAGATTTTCATAACACTTTTCAGGATCCACATCAACTTGATTATGGACATAGTTCAATACATAAGGGTAAGAGAAAGACAGTGTGTAATCACCAATAATTAAACCAGAGgcataattttttcaaataatttttagtaacAGAATAAATTCTAACTTTATTTAAAGTCTAAAGCTACATAAAACTCAAAGCAATCTATTTTTCTACCTGAGGTCAAAAtgactttcctttttcctaacTAAACATAATTCTTAGCATTGAGGTAAATCTGAATTCATGTGGTATACTTTgtgaaacttttccaaaaaattttaAGCCCTGCTTTAGAGAGAAATTCtcatgttacatatatatatatttacatattttttcttcaaagactAATGACAATGTATGAGGTTAATAGGCCTGTAATGGAACCATGATACTACTAATAATACGAAATAAAAAACCACTCATTTATACAAAGTGTTCCTGAATGGTGCAATAAGAAATGGGTTCACaaatttatgtacatatatgaatCACTAAGAGTTCAGAAATTAAGCTCACTTAAGAAaactcggccaggcacggtggctcacgcctgtaatctcagtactttgggaggccaaggcaggtggatcacgaggtcaggagttcaagaccagcctgacatggtgaaaccctgtctctactaaaaatacaaaaattagccgagcatggtggcacacgcctgtaatcccagctattcaggaggcaaggcaggagaatcgcttgaaccagggaggcggaggttgcagtgagcccagatcgcgccactgcactccagcctggatgacagagtgacactctgactccaaaaaaaaaaaaagaaagaaagaaaactcattctatttttctctttggagCAGAGGTTGCAAAACTGTGATGCCTAACAAAAACGTCGTGTATAAAAGCTCCAAAACCAAGCATTAGCCTAAATTGGCTATAACTGCaacttaaatcaaaaactatatCCAACTAGATCTTCGCTGTGGCTATGCAACTTTTTGCTTTGTGGCCTGAAGGTTTTTACTGAGGTAACAACCTCTTATCTCTTGTCCCTCCCTtgaccacaaaagcaaaaataaacaacaacaacaaaaaacacttctATAGCTTCCTTCTTCATGGCTGTCTTTGGCAATGCTTCCAAATCTTGAAAGCAAAAGAACCTGCTGAAGTATATGAGGAGGATGAAAACTCTACACATGACATATGAAAACCAATCTAAGGGTATgaattgagaaagaaaatactaGAAGGAAGGCGGAGCAGCAGTTGGCcctcaacagaaaacaaaaaagaaggaggGCTGTGACTGCTCTGGCCCTTCTTCCATATTATCTCCCAATTAGAAGAGCATGGAACCGAAAATTTAAACTCTGAAAAGGTAATAACTTTAAGGAGGAGCTACGGAAGTGAATAAATGATGAAGAACAGCAGTAGCTTTAGCTGTCAATGAGTTTCTTTGCTCTGGCATTGGCAATATCAATACGATCTTTGTTGGTGTCAGcctgaaaaacaagaaagatatcAGCTTTACAAGGTAAGTaactctaataaaaattaaactttttacaCTTGGAGTAACTGACACACTGAGAAAATCCAAGAAACCACATGCAGTTACATTACAAAACTCATGTTGGGCAAGAAGTAACAGAATATGAAATTCATTTGGAAAACCCCTGGTATATAAACATGACAAAGGTGTAACATATAAGACcttgccggccgggcgcggtggctcacgcctgtaatcccagcactttgggaggccgagatgggcggatcacgaggtcaggagatccagaccatcccagctaacacgatgaaaccccgtctctattaaaaatacaaaaaattagccgggcgcggtggcaggcgcctgtagtcccagctactcgggtaggctgaggcaggagaatggcgtgaacccgggaggcggagcatgcagtgagccgaggtcgcgccactgcactccagcctgggcgacagagcaagactcctttcgtctcaaaaaaaaaaaaaagaccttgccAATATTTCATCAATTCTATAACACATTTTTTCATAGTTTAACATGCCTGAAACTGGGATGCATCCTGTAATCAATGGCATTTTTTGATGCAATGAAATATGAAAGAGTGCTCTTCTCTGTTAATGATCTGGACCTTGTGTGAGTCCTCTGAACTGAATCATAGAATCTCATCTGGATTCAGACACCCTAAGTCTAACCTGGAGAGACTGAAATAACCTTTCCAAAGATCTTTGGAACGAATCTATtaccatcctcaccaacatctgaaTTAAAATGACAGGTAAATGTAGCCTAAACCCAGACTGCAGCATTTAAAGCATCTTGTGAACCACTGTTTCAATTAAATCCATCAAAAGTCATTTAACAGAGAGCCAAGCTTAAAAACTCACCCTAAACTTTAAAGTTCACTGAGATTTTAATGAGGTatgactttcttctttttctttctttttgagacagggtctcactctgttgcccaggctggaatgcaatggtgcaatcacagctcactgcagccttcaactcctacactcaagcaatccttctgcctcagcctcccgagtaactgggacaataggcacatgccaccatgcctggtcaatttttaaatttttttagtagagtcgaggtcttgctctggtctcaaactcctgagctcaagcaatcctcctgcctcggcctctcaaagtgttgagattacaggcgtgagctaccacagcTGGCCAAGGTATGACTTTACATGTGACACATCgaaacactgaaaacaatttcACTTTCACTATGTTTATATCATGTAAagttaagggggaaaaaagaatcaCAACTTTCTTTCACTCACATGACTCTATTTCGTGTGTCCACTCCATAAGAACTATTCTGCAGAACAGATTTTCACCTGCAGACTCTTTCATGAGATGAGGATTCAGgaacttaatttatttttagttaacaaaataggctgatgtgggaggaacGCTTTAGCCTAGGAggtaggctgcagtgaactgtgattgtaccaccgcactaccctaggcaacagagcaagaccccgttctcaattaaaaaattagctaacaaaataaaacttactcatttgagagagaaaaaaacacactCAAAGGCTAAAGTAGATACTAAGCTTCATGTGTGAAGGTTTAAGTAAAACTACTACATTCCAAACTCTGGTTTCAAAATGAACCAACTGTCATGACGGGGAGGACTTGGCTCTTGTTTTATGTGTTAGAACCACCACCTCATCAGAACTAAGACCTATGAGGACAGGAGCTTATTCTACCATGCCCCCCACAGTATCTAGCACAGATGTCTATTACTGAAACGCTGAACTGGGTGTCTCATTTTCTTGTGGCAATAAAAAGCTTTTACCTTGTCTGTGATTCGTTTTATTTGTGGATTTTGAGCATCAATCTCATTGCCTATGTTCAGGGCCATGTCTTTTAGATTTCCCAGGATACTGCCCACTTGAGTCAGGTTCTCTTCCATTTCATCTTCTCTGGCATCATTAGTTATGCTATCACAAGAAGACAGTTAATTCCATAGGTTTTGTTGAATTTAAATAAAGTCTGGATTTACTTTTCACAAAAGTAAGTAACCAAAATGACTCTCAGCAAGTATAAGATCCAAAGGAATATAGGTTACCATTCTTGGGAAACATTCTATAATAAAAACTGGAAGACTCATCAAAGAGAGGACAGTGTCTTAAAGCCATGTAAGAAAAGAACCAACTCCaaaacagtgtttctcaaagcgTAATtcccagcatcacctgggaagctgTTAGACATGAGAACATGCTAATTCTCACACTCCACTCCAGACCTACTCAATCAGAAGCTGTAAGTGCATCCCAGAAACCTACGGTTTAATAAGCCCCTCAAGTGGTTCTAATGCACAGTTAAGTCTATCTAAAGAAACACTGCCCTAAAAGAGAGGTTGGAAAACTATGGCCCAAGGACCAAATCTGGCCACCATCTGATTTTGTAAATCAGCTgtgctcatttgtttacatattgtttatGCCTGCTTTAACCCTACAACAGAGTTGAGTAATTGCAAGGGACTGTATGGCCTGAAAAGTCTGAAATATTAATTCTTTGGCTCGTTACAGATCTTCTTATAGGAATCTAGCTGACCCTTGTTCTagatgacatattttaaaacatatttttttctatatataaaagtaaaatatgtctAGTTCAATAATctggaaagaactgaaaagtaTAAAGGAAAGTTAATTCCATCAACCAAGGTCAACCAGTACAGTCAACATTTTGTCTGGCCGGGTGTGgaagcttatgcctgtaatcccagcactttgggaagccgaggcaggtggatcacctgaggtcaggagtccaagaccagcctggtcaacatggtgaaaccctgtctctactaaaaatacaaaaattagctgagcgtggtggcacacgcttgtagtcccagctactcgggaggctgaggcaggagaatcacttgaacctgggaggtggaggttgcagtgagctgaaatcgcaccactgcactccagcctgggcaacacagcaagactctgtctcaaaacaacaaacaaaaaaacccccacatTTTGTCAGTTGGCAGatctttaaatgcattttaaaaatggaataaatacaatttttatttattagttaGGGGTCATGTACTGCTAAACTCATCTCCTAAGTGAACCATTCATTAAGAAAGGTACAGGAATATCGGGAGGAGTTGGCATACCGTTTAACGTATCCACCACTGGCTGCTCCTGTCGTTGGTTGCTGAGGCTGACCATTTGTCACCGGGCCTGGCTGTTTAGATACTACATTGCAAGGTGAGTTTTCTCCGCCATCTCCCCATGTTGTCTTATAAGCCTTGCCAGACTCAAAGTTCTTTGTTCTATATAAGAGTCAGGAGTGTAGGGAGATACCAAAAAAAAGTAGAGGGAGAGTTCTAATTATTAGTGCCTGTTACCTTGAGGATGACACTAATAACTCTAGTAGAAAAGCTGCATACAGCTAAGTCTAGATGATCTATACTATGCTCCATGGCAATATCGAATAGGAAATAGATGAATTATGTAAACCCATTGACactaaaaaaacattttaaaaaggtcCAAATACTACTTCTACCAAATCTTCACTAGGCTGTTAGCAAGTAGCAAAAGGCAACTATTTGATTTTTCAGGTTCCCTTAGCCTCTGGCactattgttttgcttttctcttcctaGTGTATCCAGCACTATCTAGAAAAGAGGTTAATGCACATTACTTAAAAAAAGGTCCCTTAGAAAAGGTGTTCTGGGATACCTTAAGAGGTTCCTTGAAGGCATCTCAGAGGTTGACAAGGGATGACAGAATAAGAAGGCTgacgctgggtgcagtggctcacacctgtacttccagcactttgggaggccaaggcgggcggatcgcttgagctcaggagtttaagatcagccagggcaacatggcaaaaacccatctctcaaactcctgacctcaagtgatccacccacctcggcctcccaaagtgctgggactacaggcttgtgagCTACTGCTCCCTGCCTCAAAatgccatctctataaaaaaatacaaacattagctgggtgtggtggcacacgcctgtggtcccatctactcgagaagctgaggtgggaggaccgcttgagcccagaaggtcgaggctgcagtgagccatgatagtgccactgcattccagcctgggtgacagagtgagacctaatcttaaaaaaataaataaaaatttaaaataagaagacTGAATTTGAACCAGCGTAGTTCCAGCTAATcagtttttattagaattttcCATGAAATTTTAAACAATGGTTTCTTACAAACAAACCAGCCACCAGGAAAGAAAGGCATGAATAATTTCCAAATTGGACAATCTGTGGACAAATAAGTACCTTGACCACACAAGCAGTCATTCATAAATCCTGTACTGTAGGAGTTTTTCATTTAAGagtttcctcttaaaaaaaaaaaaaaaaagatcaaggccgggcacagtagctcacaccagtaactgcagcactttgggaggccaaggtgagtggatcacctgaggtcaggagttcaagaccagccttggcaacatggtgaaaccccatctctactaaaaatacaaaaattagctgggtgtggcagcatgtgcctataatcccagctactgaggaggctgagtcaggagaatcccaggagaacctgggaggcagaagttgcagtgagctgagattgcaccactgcactccagcctgggcgacaaattgagattccatctcaaaaaaaaaaaagatcaccagatgcggtggctcacgactgtaattccagcactttgggaggcggaggttgggcggattacctgagctcaggagttcgagagcagcctgggcaacacagtgaaaccctgtctcttgaaatacaaaaacattagttgggcgtggcggcatgcgcctgtagtcccaactacttgggaggctgaggcaggagaactgcttgaacccaggaggcagaggttgcaatgagccgagatcgcaccactgcactccagcctgagcgacagaccgagactccatctcaaaaaaaataaacaaacaaataaataaaaaattgtaagtctaagtgtcttaaaaataaaagcatatgctTTAGGTATAGCTGACATAGCCAAAAATCAGTCAGAACCAGAACATTACCATGGAATTTACTACTCAAACAGATCCaactggcaagaaaaaaaaaagcctaggaaaGTGACTTTTAAATGGCTATtacagaccaggtgcagtggctcacacctgtaatcccagcactttgggaagcccacatgggcagatcaccagaggctggaagttcaagaccagccgggccaacatggcaaaacccatctctcctaaaaatagaaaaatttgccaggcatgttggcgtatgcctgtaatcccagctactcaggaggctgaggcaggagaatcacttgaacctgggagatggaggttgcagtgagctgagattgtgccactgcactccagcctgggcaagagggtgagactccatctcaagaaaaaaagaaagaaagaaaaagtggctattagaggaaaaaaaaaatggctgttaCAGAAAAGTGACACAAAACTTTTCTTGATTATTTGGCTAAAGTCAAGCTTTCATTCAATTTTAGTTTTCACTTTtctataaacaaaaacaaaatagtatgTTGCTCAAATATTGGTCTCTGATTTATTctacattttacattaaaaaggaagttttaaaattgcaaaaattaaaaacgGAAGAGATTTATGAAAAAAGTGACTTCTTCCTTAATAGGCATGTGAAGATTCATTTTCAGCAAACCTAGAATTGAATTTTAGACCTTTATCATTAATATTACAGAAAGGATACTACTACTTTTTTTGTGTGAGAGGCATTGCAAAGGCAAATTTATGAACACTGAAGAGCTAGTTCTCCAAGTGTGTTTCATGGTACCACTTTAAGTTATCATAATTATGTTTCtatgctatttttattaattaacccatttatttattaagaagCCATGTTAAATTTTTCTTGGAACAAGGTaggatatacatttttaaaataaatattcacatgTATTCTTTGTTAATAATAAGAAAGGTCCCAGGCAAAATTCTAGAGCAGAGTGctactaaataaaacaaaagcaatacaTTAGTTTATCAGAAAGTTAATAACCACAAATATTAACAGAACTAA
This genomic window contains:
- the SNAP23 gene encoding synaptosomal-associated protein 23 isoform X1, which codes for MDNLSSEEIQQRGHQITDESLESTRRILGLAIESQDAGIKTITMLDEQKEQLNRIEEGLDQINKDMRETEKTLTELNKCCGLCVCPCNRTKNFESGKAYKTTWGDGGENSPCNVVSKQPGPVTNGQPQQPTTGAASGGYVKRITNDAREDEMEENLTQVGSILGNLKDMALNIGNEIDAQNPQIKRITDKVKAFYCHKKMRHPVQRFSNRHLC
- the SNAP23 gene encoding synaptosomal-associated protein 23 isoform X2; translated protein: MDNLSSEEIQQRGHQITDESLESTRRILGLAIESQDAGIKTITMLDEQKEQLNRIEEGLDQINKDMRETEKTLTELNKCCGLCVCPCNRTKNFESGKAYKTTWGDGGENSPCNVVSKQPGPVTNGQPQQPTTGAASGGYVKRITNDAREDEMEENLTQVGSILGNLKDMALNIGNEIDAQNPQIKRITDKADTNKDRIDIANARAKKLIDS